In one Desulfomicrobium macestii genomic region, the following are encoded:
- a CDS encoding dihydroorotase, whose product MAHVDFFIRNVSWQDRTCDLLIGEGRVLELAEAGTVAAPQGASGTEIFDAAGLTLLPSLIDAHVHLREPGQEYKEDIASGLSAAAGGGFGQVMAMANTSPVNDNASVTRFMLQKAAESFAHGPWVRPVGALTVGLLGKELAAAGELARAGCVALSNDGLPVENTELFRRAMEYAADFGLKVIDHCEDPWLGKGGVMNEGEVSSRLGLKGIPTVSEAMQVARDILLASYLDLPIHLAHISCRQSVELIAGAKERGVKVTAETCPHYLLWDESRVEGYDTSVRVNPPLRTRDDVLALRQAVRTGVIDILVTDHAPHAAHEKEVTFADAPSGISGLDTALSLTYELVRSGELEFADISRLWCWNTAAIFGLPANRMQPGDPADFVLFDPDLAWVATAGALLSKGKNTPCLDKEIPGRVMAHFLGGRAVFSRLEAITLKRP is encoded by the coding sequence ATGGCACATGTAGACTTTTTTATTCGCAATGTTTCCTGGCAGGATCGCACCTGCGACCTGCTCATCGGCGAGGGCCGCGTTCTCGAACTTGCCGAGGCCGGAACTGTTGCCGCGCCCCAAGGCGCGTCCGGGACCGAGATCTTCGATGCCGCCGGGTTGACCCTTCTGCCGAGCCTCATCGACGCCCACGTGCATCTGCGCGAGCCCGGTCAGGAGTACAAGGAGGACATCGCCTCGGGCCTGTCCGCAGCGGCCGGGGGAGGCTTCGGCCAGGTCATGGCCATGGCCAATACCAGCCCCGTCAACGACAACGCCTCCGTGACCCGCTTCATGCTGCAAAAAGCCGCCGAGAGCTTTGCGCACGGTCCCTGGGTGCGGCCCGTCGGGGCGCTTACCGTGGGCCTTCTGGGCAAGGAGCTGGCCGCGGCCGGGGAATTGGCCCGGGCCGGATGCGTGGCCCTGTCCAACGACGGCCTGCCTGTCGAGAACACGGAACTTTTCCGGCGGGCCATGGAATACGCGGCGGATTTCGGCCTGAAGGTCATCGATCACTGCGAGGATCCATGGCTGGGCAAGGGCGGAGTCATGAACGAGGGCGAGGTATCGAGCCGTCTCGGCCTGAAGGGCATTCCGACCGTGTCCGAGGCCATGCAGGTCGCCCGCGACATCCTGCTGGCCTCCTATCTGGACCTGCCCATCCATCTGGCTCACATCAGTTGCAGGCAGTCCGTGGAGCTCATCGCGGGAGCCAAGGAGCGCGGCGTCAAGGTCACGGCCGAGACCTGCCCGCACTATCTGCTCTGGGACGAATCGCGGGTCGAGGGATATGACACCAGCGTGCGCGTCAATCCGCCCCTGCGCACCCGCGACGACGTGCTGGCCCTGCGCCAGGCTGTGCGCACGGGAGTCATCGACATTCTGGTCACGGACCACGCGCCCCACGCGGCTCACGAAAAGGAAGTGACCTTCGCCGATGCGCCCAGCGGCATCTCCGGCCTCGATACGGCCCTGTCCCTGACCTATGAACTGGTGCGCAGCGGAGAGCTTGAATTTGCCGACATAAGCCGCCTGTGGTGCTGGAACACGGCCGCCATCTTCGGCCTGCCCGCCAACCGCATGCAGCCCGGCGACCCTGCGGACTTTGTGCTTTTTGATCCTGATCTGGCCTGGGTGGCCACGGCCGGGGCCCTTTTGTCCAAGGGCAAGAACACGCCCTGTCTCGACAAGGAGATTCCGGGTCGGGTCATGGCCCATTTTCTGGGCGGCCGGGCCGTTTTTTCCAGGCTGGAGGCGATCACCCTGAAGCGCCCGTGA
- a CDS encoding sigma-54-dependent transcriptional regulator has product MANILIVDDDLSLREVLEIALIKKGHSVWTAPDSASALAVLQQHSIGLILLDLRLGRESGIDLLVRIRETWADVPVLMVTAYADAKSAITAMKHGAKDYISKPFELDDLLYTVERTLETARLKEENDWLKGQISKQYGEIIGQSRQMQAVFDLVRRIAPTNISVLVTGESGTGKELFARCIHSQSQRAKQPFLAINCGGLPENLVESELFGFRKGAFTSADRAKKGLLEMAEGGTLFLDEVGELAHSTQVKLLRYVQERCFIPLGGTEEMRSDVRIIAATNRNVEQSVADGDFREDLYYRLSGVKVHLPPLRERGDDVLALAEHFLEKACRAQKRQLRGFTAEARKKLLAYGYPGNVRELENIVERAVALEPGDTVTADSLVIYEKITSTDQDGGIQKVLSGQMTLDEYLAVHEHKVISEALRRCGGHKGRAAEMVGLNFRQFRYRLTKSGEKDEDI; this is encoded by the coding sequence ATGGCCAACATACTTATCGTAGATGACGACCTGAGCCTGCGCGAAGTCCTTGAAATCGCCCTGATCAAGAAGGGGCATTCGGTCTGGACCGCGCCCGATTCGGCTTCGGCCCTGGCCGTGCTGCAGCAGCATTCCATCGGCCTCATCCTGCTGGACCTGCGTCTGGGCCGGGAAAGCGGGATCGATCTGCTGGTCCGCATTCGCGAGACCTGGGCCGATGTGCCCGTGCTCATGGTCACGGCCTACGCCGACGCCAAGAGTGCCATCACGGCCATGAAGCACGGCGCCAAGGACTACATCTCCAAACCCTTTGAACTCGACGACCTGCTCTACACGGTGGAGCGCACTCTTGAGACGGCCCGCCTCAAGGAGGAAAACGACTGGCTCAAGGGGCAGATCAGCAAACAGTACGGCGAGATCATCGGCCAGAGCCGGCAGATGCAGGCTGTCTTCGATCTGGTGCGGCGCATCGCCCCGACAAACATCAGCGTGCTCGTGACCGGCGAGTCGGGCACGGGCAAGGAGCTTTTCGCCCGCTGCATTCACAGCCAGAGCCAGCGCGCCAAGCAACCGTTTCTGGCCATCAATTGCGGCGGATTGCCGGAGAATCTGGTGGAGAGCGAGCTGTTCGGCTTTCGCAAGGGCGCCTTCACCAGCGCCGATCGGGCCAAGAAGGGCCTCCTGGAAATGGCCGAGGGCGGCACCCTTTTTCTGGACGAGGTGGGCGAACTGGCCCATTCGACCCAGGTCAAACTGCTGCGCTACGTGCAGGAGCGCTGCTTCATCCCTCTTGGCGGGACCGAAGAGATGCGCTCGGATGTGCGCATCATCGCGGCGACCAACCGCAACGTCGAGCAAAGCGTGGCCGACGGCGATTTTCGCGAGGATCTTTACTACCGTCTGAGCGGGGTCAAGGTGCATCTTCCGCCTCTGCGCGAACGGGGGGACGACGTCCTGGCCCTGGCCGAGCATTTTCTGGAGAAGGCCTGCCGCGCCCAGAAGCGTCAGTTGCGGGGCTTTACGGCCGAAGCGCGCAAAAAACTCCTGGCCTATGGATATCCCGGCAACGTGCGTGAACTCGAAAACATCGTGGAGCGCGCCGTGGCCCTTGAACCCGGGGATACCGTCACGGCGGATTCCCTGGTCATCTACGAGAAAATCACTTCCACGGATCAGGATGGCGGAATCCAGAAGGTCCTGTCCGGGCAGATGACCCTCGACGAATATCTCGCCGTACACGAGCACAAGGTCATTTCCGAGGCGCTGCGGCGCTGTGGAGGGCATAAGGGGCGGGCTGCGGAGATGGTCGGACTCAACTTCCGGCAGTTCCGCTACCGCTTGACCAAGTCGGGGGAAAAAGATGAAGATATTTAG
- a CDS encoding tRNA nucleotidyltransferase/poly(A) polymerase family protein: MPQPIKEAASICKTIMRNGYDAYVINAALQRKILGTSKDAEVEICTDIDLAGLKNLFPEVSAGSGDIVARMNQGSATFLFHPADMADASHPEACVAQITSNMLRKLDKDEGFPVSLACPFIPRSRDVYDGFENISGGQIKFQGIPDETLKHDYLRAIRALRFSANYHLPIEENSWMSIIRASRRVLDYVSVTDIMDEWRKVEAENMWRFAELLFDSMILHGLVPELAALSRIFQVFDEETGPSSIWEHTLKVMQHYPEELPYDWYGTLGCLFLNCGKLYAGEVYEDRTTFYQHHRIGAKVARKILKRLRLNTEEVDMIVNLVRNHMRFHFMLTDKGIRRFKAVDDYPRLIEMARADIKARNANYTEFNHNMKMLERADIREELLEPLLNGKQIMDIARIKPGPAVGLIRDNLLQAQISGDVNTIEEAERFVAAYKAKEQL, translated from the coding sequence ATGCCTCAGCCGATAAAAGAAGCCGCCTCCATCTGTAAAACCATCATGCGCAACGGCTACGACGCCTACGTCATCAACGCCGCGCTGCAGCGCAAGATTCTTGGAACCTCCAAGGATGCCGAGGTGGAGATCTGCACGGATATCGATCTTGCCGGCCTCAAAAATCTTTTTCCCGAAGTCTCCGCAGGCAGCGGGGATATCGTGGCCAGGATGAACCAGGGCAGCGCGACCTTCCTCTTTCATCCCGCCGACATGGCCGACGCTTCCCATCCCGAGGCCTGCGTTGCCCAGATCACGTCCAATATGTTGAGAAAGCTCGACAAGGACGAAGGTTTTCCCGTGAGCCTGGCCTGTCCGTTCATTCCCCGCTCCCGCGACGTTTACGATGGCTTCGAAAACATCTCCGGCGGTCAGATCAAGTTTCAGGGCATCCCCGACGAGACCCTCAAGCACGACTACCTGCGGGCCATCCGCGCCCTGCGCTTCTCGGCCAACTACCACCTGCCCATTGAGGAAAATTCCTGGATGTCCATCATTCGCGCTTCGCGTCGGGTGCTTGACTATGTCTCGGTCACGGACATCATGGACGAATGGCGCAAGGTCGAGGCCGAGAACATGTGGCGTTTCGCCGAGCTCCTTTTCGATTCCATGATCCTGCATGGGCTGGTGCCCGAGCTTGCGGCCTTGAGCCGGATCTTTCAGGTTTTCGACGAGGAGACCGGACCGTCGTCCATCTGGGAACACACCTTGAAGGTCATGCAGCACTATCCCGAGGAGTTGCCCTACGACTGGTACGGCACCCTTGGCTGCCTCTTCCTCAATTGCGGCAAGCTGTACGCCGGGGAAGTCTACGAGGATCGCACCACCTTCTACCAGCACCACCGCATCGGCGCCAAGGTCGCGCGGAAGATCCTGAAGCGCCTGCGCCTCAACACCGAGGAAGTGGACATGATCGTGAATCTGGTCCGCAACCACATGCGCTTTCATTTCATGCTCACGGACAAGGGCATCCGCCGCTTCAAGGCCGTGGACGACTATCCGCGCCTTATCGAGATGGCCCGGGCCGACATCAAGGCCAGAAATGCCAACTACACGGAATTCAATCACAACATGAAGATGCTGGAGCGGGCGGACATCCGCGAGGAGCTGCTCGAACCCCTGCTGAACGGCAAGCAGATCATGGATATCGCGCGCATCAAGCCCGGCCCGGCCGTTGGTCTGATCCGCGACAACCTGCTCCAGGCCCAGATCTCCGGCGACGTGAACACGATCGAAGAGGCCGAGCGTTTCGTGGCCGCCTACAAAGCCAAGGAGCAGCTCTAG
- the rlmN gene encoding 23S rRNA (adenine(2503)-C(2))-methyltransferase RlmN: MRNILELTCPELEEAVKAMGHQGFRARQLWQWLWRKGVREFSAMTNLARDFREQLVREWALVWPEVHEVQTSSDGTVKLLLRLADGALVETVLIPDKERYTQCLSCQIGCPMGCTFCSTGLMGFSRNMTGGEIAAQVLVARDYLRTHGLGDEVKNLVYMGMGEPLTNWDEVRRSLEILSNAEGLEFSRRRITLSTCAIKGRMDVFGIEGLALPAISLHAPTQEIRERLMPGAARWSIEELIETLQGLELKARERVTIEYILIKGVNDSLQHARQLVRLLSHLKCKINLIAYNPGPGIEYAAPEPEDVLAFEGLLRKKGFTVTLRKSKGQDIAAACGQLKTEVQDRMNSTTSNEGPKNGTA; encoded by the coding sequence ATGCGCAATATTCTTGAATTGACCTGCCCCGAGCTCGAAGAAGCCGTAAAAGCCATGGGCCACCAGGGCTTTCGGGCGCGCCAGCTGTGGCAATGGCTGTGGCGCAAGGGCGTGCGCGAGTTTTCGGCCATGACCAACCTGGCCCGGGATTTCAGGGAACAGCTCGTGCGCGAGTGGGCCCTTGTCTGGCCTGAAGTGCACGAGGTGCAGACCAGCAGCGACGGGACGGTCAAGCTGCTGCTGCGTCTGGCTGACGGGGCATTGGTCGAGACCGTGCTCATCCCGGACAAGGAGCGCTACACCCAGTGCCTGTCGTGCCAGATCGGCTGCCCCATGGGCTGCACCTTCTGCAGCACCGGGCTCATGGGTTTTTCCCGCAACATGACGGGGGGGGAGATCGCGGCCCAGGTGCTCGTGGCCAGGGACTACCTGCGCACCCACGGCCTTGGCGATGAGGTGAAGAACCTGGTTTACATGGGCATGGGCGAGCCCCTGACCAACTGGGACGAGGTGCGGCGCAGCCTGGAAATTCTCTCCAACGCCGAGGGACTTGAATTTTCGCGTCGGCGCATCACGCTCTCGACCTGCGCCATCAAGGGCCGGATGGACGTCTTCGGGATCGAAGGCCTCGCTCTGCCGGCCATCTCCCTGCATGCCCCGACCCAGGAGATCCGGGAGCGGCTCATGCCCGGCGCGGCGCGCTGGAGCATCGAAGAGCTGATCGAGACCCTGCAGGGTCTTGAGCTCAAGGCCCGGGAGCGGGTGACCATCGAATACATTTTGATCAAAGGGGTGAACGACAGCCTCCAGCATGCCCGGCAGCTGGTGCGGCTGCTTTCGCACCTGAAATGCAAGATCAACCTCATCGCCTACAATCCCGGCCCGGGCATCGAGTATGCAGCCCCGGAACCGGAGGACGTGCTGGCCTTTGAGGGACTCCTGCGCAAGAAGGGCTTTACCGTGACCTTGCGCAAGAGCAAGGGGCAGGATATCGCGGCTGCCTGCGGTCAGCTCAAGACCGAGGTTCAGGACCGCATGAATTCGACGACGAGCAACGAAGGACCAAAAAATGGAACAGCCTGA
- the hisI gene encoding phosphoribosyl-AMP cyclohydrolase, giving the protein MEQPDFDKCGGLLPVIAQEAASGEVLMLAYMNEEAWNETLRTGEVHYYSRSRKTLWHKGGTSGHVQKVRSIRMDCDRDTVLVQVEQIGGAACHTGRRSCFYRERDAQGRWTDCSPMVFDPKEVYK; this is encoded by the coding sequence ATGGAACAGCCTGATTTTGATAAATGCGGTGGACTTCTTCCGGTCATCGCCCAGGAGGCGGCGAGCGGCGAAGTGCTCATGCTCGCCTACATGAACGAAGAAGCCTGGAACGAGACCCTGCGTACCGGCGAGGTACATTATTACAGCCGCAGCCGGAAAACGCTGTGGCACAAGGGCGGCACTTCCGGGCATGTGCAGAAGGTGCGCTCAATACGAATGGACTGCGACAGGGACACGGTGCTGGTCCAGGTCGAGCAGATCGGCGGGGCGGCCTGTCACACGGGCCGCAGAAGTTGTTTTTATCGTGAACGAGACGCACAGGGGCGGTGGACGGACTGCTCCCCCATGGTGTTCGATCCCAAGGAGGTTTACAAATAA
- the hisG gene encoding ATP phosphoribosyltransferase: MVDGKQMRIGIPKGSLEEATVKLFAKAGWKVTSHHRNYFPEINDPELTCSLCRAQEMARYVENGLLDAGLTGKDWILENQSDVVIVDDLIYSKASNRPAKWVLAVAGDSPYKRPEDLAGKKIATEFLSFTKRYFEEAGIPVEVEYSWGATEAKVVEGLVDAIVEITETGTTIKAHGLRIIAELLQTNTQLIANKESWKDPWKRAKIENMNTLLQGALRADKLVALKMNAPADVVDKVMALLPSMNSPTIAHLHNSDWLSIETVVETCQVRDLVPKLQSVGAQAIIEYSLNKVI, encoded by the coding sequence ATGGTTGATGGAAAACAGATGCGCATCGGAATACCGAAGGGTTCCCTGGAAGAGGCCACAGTCAAGCTTTTCGCCAAGGCCGGCTGGAAGGTGACCTCGCACCACCGGAACTACTTCCCGGAAATAAACGACCCTGAACTGACCTGTTCACTGTGCCGGGCCCAGGAAATGGCCCGCTACGTGGAAAACGGTCTCCTCGACGCCGGTCTGACCGGCAAGGACTGGATCCTCGAGAATCAGTCGGACGTCGTCATCGTGGATGACCTCATCTATTCCAAGGCCAGCAATCGTCCGGCCAAGTGGGTGCTGGCCGTGGCCGGCGACTCTCCGTACAAGCGGCCTGAAGATCTGGCCGGGAAGAAGATCGCCACGGAATTTCTGAGCTTCACCAAGCGCTATTTCGAGGAAGCGGGAATCCCCGTGGAAGTCGAATATTCCTGGGGTGCAACCGAGGCCAAGGTTGTCGAGGGACTGGTGGATGCCATCGTCGAGATCACCGAGACCGGCACGACCATCAAGGCCCACGGCCTGCGCATCATCGCGGAGCTTTTGCAGACCAACACCCAGCTCATCGCCAACAAGGAATCCTGGAAGGATCCCTGGAAGCGGGCCAAGATCGAAAACATGAACACCCTCCTGCAGGGAGCGCTCAGAGCCGACAAGCTGGTGGCCCTGAAAATGAACGCTCCGGCCGATGTCGTGGACAAGGTCATGGCGCTGCTGCCGAGCATGAACTCCCCGACCATCGCCCATCTGCACAACTCCGACTGGCTGTCCATCGAGACCGTCGTCGAGACCTGCCAGGTTCGGGATCTGGTGCCGAAACTGCAGTCGGTGGGTGCTCAGGCCATCATCGAGTACTCCCTCAACAAGGTCATCTAA
- a CDS encoding tetratricopeptide repeat protein yields the protein MKTCTMVLILCFVLAGCGARGASRGASSNMGSKEVDLRFNLIESYINSDQPQLALQELLQVEPAASHLSRFHFDSGMIYIGLQELEQARDGFTRAVEIDEDFGEAWNNLGKVEEALGRDKEAEAAYRKALSILTYVTPEFPAYNLGLLLLRQGRAREAEEFGRKALARNWRYIPAYKLLSDAFVAQNRLDDAEAVLKSGLEADMDSTATILALAEHQMRMGKTAEARELFARIVKQYPKSGEAKAAKDYLDFLQ from the coding sequence ATGAAGACATGCACGATGGTTCTCATTTTATGCTTCGTCCTGGCTGGGTGCGGAGCCCGTGGGGCTTCCAGGGGCGCATCGTCGAATATGGGCTCCAAGGAAGTGGATTTGCGATTCAACCTGATTGAATCGTACATCAACAGCGATCAGCCCCAGCTGGCCTTGCAGGAGCTTCTTCAGGTGGAACCCGCCGCCAGTCATCTGTCACGGTTTCATTTTGATTCGGGCATGATCTACATCGGGCTGCAGGAGCTTGAGCAGGCCCGGGACGGCTTTACCCGCGCCGTTGAAATCGACGAGGACTTCGGGGAGGCCTGGAACAATCTGGGCAAGGTCGAGGAAGCACTGGGGCGGGACAAGGAGGCCGAGGCCGCGTACCGCAAGGCGCTCAGCATTCTGACCTATGTCACTCCCGAGTTCCCGGCCTATAATCTGGGCCTGCTCCTGCTGCGTCAGGGCCGGGCGCGGGAGGCCGAGGAGTTCGGGCGCAAGGCGCTGGCCCGCAATTGGCGCTACATCCCGGCCTACAAGCTCCTGTCGGACGCCTTCGTGGCTCAGAATCGTCTTGATGATGCCGAGGCGGTGCTCAAGAGCGGCCTTGAGGCGGACATGGACAGCACCGCGACCATCCTGGCCCTGGCGGAGCATCAGATGCGCATGGGCAAGACGGCGGAAGCCAGGGAGCTTTTCGCGCGCATCGTCAAACAGTATCCCAAGTCCGGCGAGGCCAAGGCCGCCAAGGATTATCTGGACTTTCTGCAGTGA